A portion of the Streptomyces sp. NBC_01335 genome contains these proteins:
- a CDS encoding class I SAM-dependent methyltransferase, giving the protein MPTLSREQPEPPHVAMHQARRMAESFGADAQGYDRARPGYPDALVTRIAAGIPGTPGSDVHDVLDVGCGTGIAARQFQAAGCEVLGVEPDARMAEFARARGLRVEVATFEEWQPGGRTFDAVVAAQSWHWVDPVAGAVKAARVLRPGGRLAIFGHVYEPPAEVAEPLAEALRRAAPDSPFGGRPARRPLGHYQAAYAKLADTIRETGEFEDAEQWRFDWERSYTREQWLDLLPTTGGLTRLAPDQLAEVLEAVGSAIDSLGGRFTMEYTTLAATAVRAAAS; this is encoded by the coding sequence ATGCCCACACTATCGCGGGAGCAGCCCGAACCGCCCCACGTGGCGATGCATCAGGCCCGGCGGATGGCCGAGTCGTTCGGTGCGGACGCGCAAGGCTACGACCGGGCCCGGCCCGGCTATCCCGACGCACTGGTGACGCGGATCGCCGCCGGGATCCCCGGGACCCCCGGGTCCGACGTCCACGACGTGCTGGACGTCGGCTGCGGTACCGGCATCGCGGCCCGCCAGTTCCAGGCGGCCGGCTGCGAGGTGCTCGGCGTCGAGCCCGATGCGCGGATGGCAGAGTTCGCGCGAGCGCGTGGCCTGCGGGTCGAGGTGGCCACCTTCGAGGAGTGGCAGCCGGGCGGCCGGACCTTCGACGCGGTCGTCGCCGCCCAGTCGTGGCACTGGGTGGATCCCGTCGCGGGCGCCGTGAAAGCGGCCCGTGTGCTCCGGCCAGGGGGACGGCTGGCGATCTTCGGGCATGTGTACGAGCCGCCGGCCGAGGTGGCGGAACCGCTGGCCGAGGCCCTCCGGCGGGCGGCCCCCGACTCCCCGTTCGGCGGCCGGCCGGCCCGGCGTCCGCTCGGTCACTACCAGGCGGCCTACGCGAAGCTCGCCGACACGATCCGGGAGACCGGAGAGTTCGAGGATGCCGAGCAGTGGCGCTTCGACTGGGAGCGGTCCTACACGCGCGAACAATGGCTTGATCTGCTCCCCACCACCGGAGGCCTCACCCGGCTCGCACCCGATCAGCTTGCCGAGGTACTGGAAGCGGTCGGGAGTGCCATCGACTCCCTGGGTGGACGCTTCACGATGGAGTACACCACCCTGGCCGCGACCGCCGTGCGCGCCGCAGCCTCCTGA
- a CDS encoding DMT family transporter, protein MSSLVFSVLLSLVSAVAYAAGAIVQERVASGGDRRSYAPLRNAAWWAAVGLNGAGALLHVVALAYGPLSLVQPLGALTIVFALPMAALFVGRAAGRTAWRGAVMATVGLAGLLALTGSAESHALGGAEQLLLATATFGAVAVLFLAGQGLGRVSDAAGQAGPSTRAPGAQRPMLRSVVLATGAGVAFGMASVFTKTVAVEWTSGALGEGLPSLLVIAVFAGAGLLLSQAAYRGAGLTAPLATVTVVNPVVAAVVGLTLFGEHFRFGPVGTVLALASGALAAAGLVLLTTQRLAAERRDDRPVGEADGAGSGATRRRTPGPRKGGRGRVALPEPAEEPEPPAAGPGGAERTRTPAVGGPSSAAPGSGLRP, encoded by the coding sequence ATGAGTTCCCTCGTGTTTTCGGTGCTGCTGTCCCTGGTCTCCGCGGTCGCCTACGCGGCCGGGGCGATCGTGCAGGAGCGAGTGGCCTCCGGCGGGGACCGGCGCTCGTACGCGCCGTTGCGCAACGCCGCCTGGTGGGCCGCCGTGGGGCTCAACGGCGCGGGGGCGCTGCTGCACGTGGTGGCGCTGGCGTACGGCCCGCTGAGCCTCGTCCAGCCGCTCGGGGCGCTGACGATCGTCTTCGCGCTGCCGATGGCGGCGCTCTTCGTCGGGCGGGCGGCGGGGCGCACCGCGTGGCGTGGGGCCGTCATGGCGACGGTGGGACTCGCCGGACTGCTGGCGCTCACCGGGAGCGCCGAATCGCACGCGCTGGGTGGTGCCGAGCAACTGCTGCTGGCGACCGCGACCTTCGGGGCGGTCGCGGTGCTCTTCCTGGCGGGTCAGGGGCTGGGGCGTGTTTCGGACGCCGCCGGACAGGCGGGACCTTCGACGCGCGCCCCCGGGGCGCAGCGTCCGATGCTGCGCAGTGTGGTGCTGGCGACGGGTGCGGGGGTGGCGTTCGGGATGGCCTCGGTGTTCACCAAGACGGTGGCCGTCGAGTGGACCTCGGGCGCGCTCGGTGAGGGGCTGCCGTCGCTGCTGGTGATCGCGGTGTTCGCCGGCGCGGGGCTGCTGCTCTCGCAGGCGGCGTACCGGGGGGCGGGGCTGACCGCGCCGCTGGCCACGGTGACGGTGGTGAACCCGGTGGTGGCGGCGGTCGTCGGGCTCACGCTCTTCGGGGAGCACTTCCGCTTCGGGCCGGTGGGCACCGTGCTGGCGCTGGCGAGCGGTGCGCTGGCGGCGGCCGGGCTGGTGCTGCTGACGACTCAGCGGCTGGCCGCCGAGCGGCGGGACGACCGGCCCGTCGGGGAGGCGGACGGGGCGGGCTCCGGGGCGACACGGCGCCGTACGCCCGGTCCCCGGAAGGGCGGGCGGGGCCGGGTGGCGCTGCCGGAGCCCGCCGAGGAGCCCGAACCGCCGGCCGCCGGGCCGGGCGGGGCCGAGCGGACGCGTACCCCGGCGGTGGGCGGGCCCTCTTCGGCCGCCCCCGGTAGTGGGCTCAGACCTTGA
- a CDS encoding carbohydrate ABC transporter permease has translation MTSTVTADPRVGKSDSGGGRGTGGARRRLPRIPDRIRNGGLPYLLLLPAILLELLVHLIPMIVGIVMSFRQLTQFFISNWGNAPWTGLDNYSVAVDFDAPIGKALLHSFFVTCAFTFFAVGLSWLFGVAAAIMLQENFRGRGVLRAIFLVPYALPVYAAVITWAFMFQRDNGLVNHVLHDQLGITDQPSFWLIGDNSFIALLVVSVWKGWPFALLILMAGLQNIPNELYEAASIDGAGIWQQIRKITLPSLRPVNQVLVLVLFLWTFNDFNTPFVLFGRAAPENADLISLHIYQSSFVTWNFGTGSAMSVLLLLFLLLVTAVYLLLTSRGRKGSGV, from the coding sequence ATGACTTCCACCGTGACCGCCGACCCCCGGGTCGGTAAGTCGGACAGCGGTGGGGGCCGGGGCACCGGGGGTGCGCGCAGGAGACTGCCGCGCATCCCCGACCGGATCCGCAACGGCGGACTGCCCTATCTCCTGCTCCTCCCGGCGATCCTGCTCGAACTGCTCGTCCACCTGATCCCGATGATCGTCGGGATCGTGATGAGCTTCCGCCAGCTCACCCAGTTCTTCATCAGCAACTGGGGCAACGCGCCCTGGACGGGCCTGGACAACTACAGCGTCGCCGTCGACTTCGACGCCCCCATCGGCAAGGCGCTGCTCCACTCCTTCTTCGTCACCTGCGCCTTCACCTTCTTCGCCGTCGGGCTGTCCTGGCTGTTCGGCGTGGCCGCCGCGATCATGCTCCAGGAGAACTTCCGGGGCCGCGGCGTACTGCGGGCGATCTTCCTCGTCCCGTACGCGCTGCCGGTCTACGCGGCCGTCATCACCTGGGCGTTCATGTTCCAGCGGGACAACGGCCTGGTGAACCACGTCCTGCACGACCAGCTCGGCATCACCGACCAGCCGTCCTTCTGGCTGATCGGCGACAACAGCTTCATCGCGCTGCTGGTCGTCTCGGTCTGGAAGGGCTGGCCCTTCGCCCTCCTCATCCTGATGGCGGGGCTCCAGAACATCCCGAACGAGCTGTACGAGGCCGCCTCCATCGACGGGGCCGGCATCTGGCAGCAGATCCGCAAGATCACCCTGCCCTCGCTGCGGCCGGTCAACCAGGTGCTCGTGCTGGTCCTGTTCCTCTGGACCTTCAACGACTTCAACACGCCGTTCGTGCTCTTCGGCCGCGCGGCACCCGAGAACGCGGACCTCATCTCGCTGCACATCTACCAGTCGTCGTTCGTCACCTGGAACTTCGGCACCGGCTCGGCGATGTCCGTGCTCCTCCTGCTCTTCCTGCTGCTGGTGACGGCCGTCTACCTGCTGCTGACCTCACGCGGAAGGAAGGGCTCCGGTGTCTAG
- a CDS encoding peptidoglycan DD-metalloendopeptidase family protein translates to MAANGRHRRYQPSRINRASLTVTAGGAGIALPLITAGTAHAASTDTWEKVAACESTSNWHINNGNGYYGGLQFSGSTWAAYGGTAFAARADLATKDQQIAIAEKVLDGQGPGAWPVCSDRAGLTRDDAGSGTVTQTQGTRPAALPATAKQAVEQTAKQAPRQTPAATATQTPKKTPAATPTTVPGKREAYTVASGDSLSAIASSERLQGGWQRLYTANRTVIGENPDLILPGQRLDLAPARAATGTAKQQDAKPAAAKPSATKPAASKPAAAKPAAAKPAQPKPAAKPAPAKPASKAVGMVAPVQASLGTPYHQSGSWASGYHTGVDFPVATGTSVKAVAKGTVVSAGWAGAYGYEIVIRHGDGKYSQYAHLSALNVRAGQQVSAGQRIARSGSTGNATGPHLHFEIRTGPGYGSDVNPLAYLRAGGVKV, encoded by the coding sequence ATGGCCGCGAACGGACGGCATCGCAGATACCAGCCGAGCCGGATCAACCGGGCGTCGCTCACGGTGACGGCGGGAGGTGCCGGGATAGCCCTGCCGCTGATCACGGCGGGCACCGCCCACGCCGCGTCGACGGACACGTGGGAGAAGGTCGCCGCCTGCGAGTCGACGAGCAACTGGCACATCAACAACGGCAACGGCTATTACGGCGGGCTCCAGTTCAGCGGGTCCACCTGGGCCGCGTACGGAGGTACCGCCTTCGCCGCACGCGCCGATCTCGCGACCAAGGACCAGCAGATCGCGATCGCCGAGAAGGTCCTCGACGGGCAGGGCCCCGGCGCCTGGCCGGTCTGCTCCGACCGGGCCGGGCTGACGCGGGACGACGCGGGGTCCGGTACGGTCACCCAGACCCAGGGCACCCGCCCCGCCGCGTTACCGGCCACCGCGAAGCAGGCAGTCGAGCAGACGGCCAAGCAGGCGCCACGGCAGACCCCGGCCGCCACGGCCACGCAGACACCGAAGAAGACCCCCGCCGCAACCCCCACCACGGTGCCGGGCAAGCGCGAGGCCTACACCGTGGCGAGCGGCGACTCGCTCTCCGCCATCGCCTCCTCCGAGCGGCTCCAGGGCGGCTGGCAGCGGCTCTACACCGCCAACCGCACGGTCATCGGCGAGAACCCCGATCTCATCCTCCCCGGCCAGCGGCTCGACCTCGCGCCCGCACGGGCGGCAACCGGCACCGCGAAACAGCAGGACGCGAAGCCCGCCGCCGCCAAGCCGTCGGCCACCAAGCCCGCGGCCTCGAAGCCGGCCGCCGCCAAACCCGCGGCCGCCAAACCCGCGCAGCCGAAGCCGGCGGCCAAGCCCGCCCCCGCCAAGCCGGCGTCGAAGGCCGTCGGCATGGTCGCCCCCGTCCAGGCGTCCCTGGGCACCCCGTACCACCAGTCCGGCTCCTGGGCCAGCGGCTACCACACCGGCGTCGACTTCCCGGTCGCCACCGGCACCTCGGTGAAGGCCGTCGCCAAGGGCACCGTCGTCTCCGCGGGCTGGGCCGGCGCGTACGGGTACGAGATCGTCATCCGCCACGGCGACGGCAAGTACAGCCAGTACGCCCACCTCTCCGCCCTCAACGTGCGCGCCGGCCAGCAGGTATCCGCCGGACAACGCATCGCCCGCTCCGGCTCCACCGGCAACGCCACCGGCCCGCACCTCCACTTCGAGATCCGGACCGGACCCGGCTACGGCTCCGACGTGAACCCCCTCGCCTACCTGAGGGCCGGCGGGGTCAAGGTCTGA
- a CDS encoding TetR/AcrR family transcriptional regulator, producing the protein MPTGVHLRDARQQLFEAAESVLLRDGPNGLTSRAVTDEAGCAKGVLHRHFADFDAFLTDLVLDRAAQVERQADVLRGSVGTGTVAGNLTSALTTLFGPVPLAIIPLITFRDELRARLRHARPGGGIAILAEATTAISGYLADERERGRIAADADIDSLTLSLVGGGHLLFADRDPGPPATAAVSRLVTAVVADAVGRRPA; encoded by the coding sequence GTGCCGACCGGGGTGCACCTTCGCGACGCGCGACAGCAGCTGTTCGAGGCCGCCGAAAGCGTGCTGCTGCGGGACGGGCCGAACGGGCTGACCAGCCGGGCCGTCACCGACGAGGCGGGATGCGCCAAAGGCGTCCTGCACCGGCACTTCGCCGACTTCGACGCCTTCCTCACCGACCTGGTGCTCGACCGGGCCGCACAGGTGGAGCGGCAGGCGGACGTGCTGCGCGGGTCCGTCGGCACGGGCACGGTGGCCGGCAACCTCACCAGTGCGCTGACCACCCTGTTCGGGCCGGTTCCGTTGGCGATCATCCCGCTCATCACCTTCCGGGACGAGCTGCGGGCACGGCTGCGGCACGCCCGGCCCGGAGGCGGCATCGCGATCCTCGCCGAGGCCACGACCGCGATCTCCGGCTACCTGGCCGACGAGCGGGAACGGGGCCGCATCGCGGCAGACGCCGACATCGACTCGCTCACCCTCTCCCTGGTCGGCGGCGGGCACCTCCTCTTCGCGGACCGCGACCCCGGTCCGCCGGCCACGGCGGCCGTCAGCAGGCTCGTGACCGCGGTCGTCGCGGACGCCGTGGGCAGGCGACCGGCTTGA
- a CDS encoding GNAT family N-acetyltransferase has product MRPATRVDLPAVLALLADEERVVDPASVVVTDAYERAFAAIDTDPRNEMLVLVEDDGTVVGCLQATYIPGLGKGGAERALVEAVRIRADRRGGGLGRTLMELAAARARARGCALIQLTSSKQRENAHRFYTALGFARSHEGFKLALR; this is encoded by the coding sequence CTGCGCCCCGCGACCCGCGTCGACCTGCCCGCCGTACTGGCTCTGCTCGCCGACGAGGAACGCGTGGTGGACCCGGCGTCGGTCGTGGTGACGGATGCGTACGAGCGCGCCTTCGCCGCGATCGACACGGACCCGCGCAACGAGATGCTGGTCCTGGTGGAGGACGACGGCACGGTGGTGGGGTGCCTCCAGGCCACGTACATCCCGGGACTCGGCAAGGGCGGCGCCGAGCGTGCCCTGGTCGAAGCGGTACGGATCCGCGCGGACCGGCGCGGCGGCGGGCTCGGCCGCACCCTGATGGAACTCGCGGCCGCCCGGGCACGCGCGCGGGGCTGCGCGCTGATCCAGCTGACCAGCAGCAAGCAGCGCGAGAACGCGCACCGCTTCTACACCGCACTGGGGTTCGCGCGCAGCCACGAGGGGTTCAAACTCGCGCTCCGGTGA
- a CDS encoding FAD-dependent oxidoreductase: protein MARVAVIGAGIGGLGAALMLGRRGHPVTLFEQEARQAGGDLDQDFFHWRRPRVPQADQPHALLAPVRTVLRAETPDVYADLLARGAREYHEFDWFDERPPYRPGDEELVTLRTRRIVLEAALLAAVRREPGVQVRSGCRVHGLTVEAGRPARVTGVRVGDEAHRADLVVDASGRRSRVPGWLTGAGCRPPVAESHRAGIAYLCRWYRLRPDGPGDPGRVKTGSAAPFALAGVFPSDNGTLAVNLVLSTGDPARGALTDPAVFEAAARLFPALDAWLALAPVPQSDVLAMAGLDNRWTALADEYGPVATGLVGVGDSLVHTNPTLGQGTALGLRAAQYLAAHADRIAADPAGYHAWTNQALRPWFDGQVAADRANGQRLAVGSPHADRWAAARAACAFEDPVVMRARAQVRHLLLHPHEAYGTAEVERHVGAWLAARPDFTPRHDGPTREEWNAVVPG, encoded by the coding sequence ATGGCACGGGTCGCGGTGATCGGGGCGGGGATCGGCGGCCTGGGGGCGGCGCTCATGCTCGGCCGGCGCGGCCACCCGGTCACGCTCTTCGAGCAGGAGGCCCGACAGGCCGGCGGCGACCTGGACCAGGACTTCTTCCACTGGCGCAGACCCCGGGTCCCGCAGGCGGACCAACCCCACGCCCTCCTCGCACCCGTGCGCACGGTGCTGCGCGCCGAGACCCCCGACGTCTACGCCGACCTGCTGGCGCGCGGGGCCCGGGAGTACCACGAGTTCGACTGGTTCGACGAGCGTCCCCCGTACCGTCCCGGCGACGAGGAGCTGGTCACCCTGCGCACCCGCCGCATCGTGCTGGAGGCCGCCCTGCTCGCGGCCGTGCGGCGGGAACCCGGCGTCCAAGTGCGGTCGGGCTGCCGGGTGCACGGCCTCACCGTCGAGGCGGGCCGACCCGCCCGGGTCACCGGCGTACGGGTGGGAGACGAGGCGCACCGGGCGGACCTCGTCGTCGACGCGTCCGGCCGGCGCTCGCGGGTGCCCGGCTGGCTGACCGGGGCCGGCTGCCGCCCACCCGTGGCCGAAAGTCACCGCGCGGGGATCGCCTACCTCTGCCGCTGGTACCGGCTGCGGCCCGACGGACCGGGCGACCCCGGACGGGTGAAGACCGGCTCGGCCGCACCGTTCGCGCTCGCCGGGGTCTTCCCCTCCGACAACGGGACCCTCGCGGTGAACCTGGTGCTCTCCACCGGCGATCCGGCCCGCGGCGCGCTCACCGATCCCGCCGTCTTCGAGGCCGCGGCCCGTCTCTTCCCCGCCCTCGACGCCTGGCTCGCCCTGGCTCCCGTACCGCAGTCGGACGTCCTGGCGATGGCGGGCCTGGACAACCGCTGGACGGCCCTCGCCGACGAGTACGGCCCCGTCGCCACCGGCCTGGTCGGCGTCGGGGACAGCCTCGTCCACACCAACCCCACCCTGGGCCAGGGAACGGCCCTCGGCCTGCGCGCCGCCCAGTACCTCGCCGCCCACGCCGACCGGATCGCCGCCGACCCCGCCGGCTACCACGCCTGGACGAATCAGGCCCTCCGCCCGTGGTTCGACGGGCAGGTGGCCGCCGACCGGGCCAACGGGCAACGCCTCGCGGTGGGTTCACCTCACGCCGACCGCTGGGCCGCCGCCCGCGCCGCCTGCGCCTTCGAGGACCCCGTCGTGATGCGGGCCCGGGCTCAGGTGCGCCACCTCCTCCTCCATCCCCACGAGGCCTACGGCACCGCAGAGGTGGAGCGGCACGTGGGCGCCTGGCTGGCCGCCCGCCCCGACTTCACGCCCCGGCACGACGGGCCCACCCGGGAGGAGTGGAACGCGGTCGTCCCCGGCTGA
- a CDS encoding GNAT family N-acetyltransferase, giving the protein MNTFLATDRLVLRAFTEADTDHVLALDNEPDVMRFINGGRPTSREVIQAQTLPRLLHDHPCFQTRGYWAAEEKDTGVFLGWFEFRPLDDHDAAVAELGYRLNRAAWGSGYATEGARALIREGFTALGVERVTANTMAVNARSRRVMEKAGLSFLRCFTGDWPEAIEGSEHGEVEYELTRTTWERHP; this is encoded by the coding sequence GTGAACACTTTCCTGGCGACCGACCGGCTCGTGCTGCGCGCGTTCACCGAGGCCGACACCGACCACGTGCTCGCACTGGACAACGAACCCGACGTCATGCGCTTCATCAACGGCGGGCGGCCCACGAGCCGCGAGGTGATCCAGGCGCAGACCCTGCCCAGGCTCCTCCACGACCACCCGTGCTTCCAGACCCGCGGCTACTGGGCCGCGGAAGAGAAGGACACCGGCGTCTTCCTGGGCTGGTTCGAATTCCGCCCCCTGGACGACCACGACGCCGCAGTGGCGGAACTCGGCTACCGGCTGAACAGGGCCGCCTGGGGCAGTGGCTACGCCACCGAGGGAGCACGGGCGCTGATCCGCGAGGGCTTCACGGCTCTCGGGGTGGAGCGGGTGACCGCGAACACCATGGCGGTCAACGCGAGATCCCGGCGCGTGATGGAGAAGGCGGGCCTGTCGTTCCTCCGCTGCTTCACCGGGGACTGGCCGGAGGCGATCGAAGGCTCCGAGCACGGCGAAGTCGAGTACGAACTCACCCGGACCACGTGGGAGCGGCACCCGTAG
- a CDS encoding ROK family transcriptional regulator: MAERNRRTVRDLRRGNRARVLQRLYFDGPLSRQELAPATGLSSGSISNVVAELVAEGVLEEAGIVDSDGGRPRTLLRVAPAGGLLIGIDIGETRVRVELFDLALTELARTERPLAQHGYDVERIVAHVRAAVADVLADAGADAHRLLGIGIGVPGIIERPHPSGSDGPDGPGAVVHGQTIGWRAVPFERLLREAVDIPPEVPFFIDNGAKTLGQAEMWFGGGRGADAAAIALIGSGVGACVNRGGVLDENRVSVPLEWGHTTVQLRGRRCRCGSIGCLEAYAGGEAMRERWYEAGGPLPEDTDDEAALAALLAAAYPPPGGADPDPVAVALLDETAECLGAALADLVNLFLPQRILLGGWAGLLIGPHLLPAIRRYAEEYALRHAAARVTIEMGRLGPDAVTVGAATLPLSDFLARGGSRPTPLPAPDAPAGPARTPADAVRARAVVAEGV, encoded by the coding sequence ATGGCCGAGCGCAACAGACGGACCGTGCGTGACCTGCGACGGGGCAACCGGGCAAGGGTATTGCAACGGTTGTATTTCGACGGCCCGCTGAGCCGCCAGGAGCTCGCCCCGGCCACCGGGCTGAGTTCAGGTTCCATCAGCAACGTCGTCGCCGAACTCGTCGCGGAGGGGGTCCTCGAAGAGGCTGGCATAGTCGACTCGGACGGCGGGCGGCCGCGCACCCTCCTCCGGGTGGCGCCCGCGGGCGGCCTGCTGATCGGGATCGACATCGGCGAAACCCGGGTGCGCGTCGAGCTGTTCGACCTCGCTCTCACCGAACTGGCCCGCACCGAACGGCCGCTGGCGCAGCACGGGTACGACGTCGAGCGCATCGTGGCCCATGTGCGGGCCGCCGTCGCCGACGTCCTCGCCGACGCGGGCGCCGACGCGCACCGGCTGCTCGGCATCGGCATCGGTGTTCCCGGCATCATCGAACGCCCCCACCCCTCGGGGAGCGACGGCCCCGACGGGCCAGGGGCGGTCGTGCACGGGCAGACCATCGGCTGGCGGGCCGTTCCCTTCGAGCGGCTGCTGCGCGAGGCCGTCGACATCCCGCCCGAGGTGCCGTTCTTCATCGACAACGGTGCCAAGACGCTCGGGCAGGCCGAGATGTGGTTCGGCGGCGGCCGCGGCGCGGACGCCGCCGCCATCGCCCTCATCGGCTCCGGCGTCGGCGCCTGCGTGAACCGGGGCGGTGTCCTCGACGAGAACCGCGTCAGCGTCCCCCTCGAATGGGGCCACACCACCGTCCAGTTGAGGGGACGCCGATGCCGCTGCGGCTCCATCGGCTGCTTGGAGGCGTACGCCGGCGGCGAGGCGATGCGCGAACGCTGGTACGAGGCCGGCGGACCGCTCCCCGAGGACACCGACGACGAAGCGGCGCTCGCCGCCCTCCTCGCCGCCGCCTACCCGCCGCCCGGCGGCGCGGACCCCGACCCCGTCGCGGTGGCCCTGCTCGACGAGACCGCCGAATGCCTCGGTGCCGCACTCGCCGACCTCGTCAACCTCTTCCTGCCCCAGCGCATCCTGCTCGGCGGATGGGCGGGACTCCTCATCGGCCCCCACCTCCTTCCCGCGATCCGCCGTTACGCCGAGGAGTACGCGCTCCGCCACGCCGCCGCCCGCGTCACCATCGAGATGGGCCGGCTGGGCCCGGACGCCGTCACCGTCGGCGCGGCCACCCTGCCCCTCTCCGACTTCCTCGCCCGCGGCGGCAGCCGCCCCACCCCACTTCCCGCCCCCGACGCCCCGGCCGGCCCCGCCCGTACCCCGGCGGACGCGGTGCGGGCCAGGGCGGTGGTGGCCGAAGGGGTGTGA
- a CDS encoding ABC transporter substrate-binding protein, with protein MRNIRAAAAATLAISIAAGVTGCGGGSSSGGGSNESPKTLTYWASNQGPNIEADKKTLTPELKKFEEQTGIKVKLEVVPWADLLNRILAATTSGQGPDVLNIGNTWSASLQASGALLPWDTKNFDAIGGRDRFVESAVASAGAAGQDPAAVPLYSLSYALYYNKKMFADAGIAQPPKTWDELVADGKKLSKDGKWGLGAEGGNLSNNIHQVFVLGKQHGADFFDSSGKATFTSDGAVAAVKQYVDFMAKDKIIAPGNAEYAQNQSLTDFAKGRTGMVLWQAAASTFAAQGMKPEDWGVAPVPVPSGTPGQDAQTNSMVAGINIAVFKNTKNLDGAKKFVKFMTSDEEQKLLNKTYGAIPPVKVAQADDAFGAPDLSVLRDTLSKSAAPLPQVPNESQFETAVGTAVKDLWADAAAGKPVTTETVKAALEKAQQTMGQ; from the coding sequence ATGCGCAACATCAGAGCCGCCGCAGCCGCCACCCTCGCGATCTCCATCGCCGCCGGAGTCACCGGCTGCGGAGGCGGGTCCTCCTCGGGCGGCGGAAGCAACGAGTCGCCCAAGACGCTCACGTACTGGGCCTCGAACCAGGGCCCGAACATCGAGGCGGACAAGAAGACCCTCACCCCCGAGCTGAAGAAGTTCGAGGAGCAGACCGGCATCAAGGTGAAGCTGGAGGTCGTCCCCTGGGCCGACCTCCTCAACCGGATCCTCGCCGCCACCACCTCCGGTCAGGGCCCGGACGTGCTGAACATCGGCAACACCTGGTCCGCCTCGCTGCAGGCCTCGGGCGCCCTGCTGCCGTGGGACACGAAGAACTTCGACGCGATCGGCGGCCGGGACCGGTTCGTCGAGTCGGCGGTCGCCTCGGCCGGTGCGGCGGGTCAGGACCCCGCGGCCGTGCCGCTGTACTCGCTGTCGTACGCGCTCTACTACAACAAGAAGATGTTCGCGGACGCCGGCATCGCACAGCCGCCGAAGACCTGGGACGAACTGGTCGCGGACGGCAAGAAGCTGTCCAAGGACGGCAAGTGGGGTCTGGGCGCCGAGGGCGGCAACCTCTCCAACAACATCCACCAGGTGTTCGTCCTCGGCAAGCAGCACGGCGCCGACTTCTTCGACTCCTCGGGCAAGGCCACCTTCACCTCGGACGGTGCGGTCGCCGCCGTGAAGCAGTACGTCGACTTCATGGCCAAGGACAAGATCATCGCTCCGGGCAACGCGGAGTACGCGCAGAACCAGTCGCTCACCGACTTCGCCAAGGGCCGTACGGGGATGGTGCTGTGGCAGGCCGCCGCCTCCACCTTCGCCGCCCAGGGCATGAAGCCGGAGGACTGGGGCGTCGCCCCGGTGCCCGTCCCGTCCGGGACCCCGGGCCAGGACGCACAGACCAACTCGATGGTCGCCGGCATCAACATCGCGGTGTTCAAGAACACCAAGAACCTCGACGGCGCCAAGAAGTTCGTCAAGTTCATGACCAGCGACGAGGAGCAGAAGCTCCTCAACAAGACCTACGGGGCGATCCCGCCGGTCAAGGTGGCCCAGGCCGACGACGCGTTCGGCGCGCCGGACCTCTCGGTCCTGCGCGACACGCTGAGCAAGAGCGCGGCGCCGCTCCCCCAGGTGCCGAACGAGTCCCAGTTCGAGACGGCCGTGGGCACCGCGGTCAAGGACCTGTGGGCCGACGCCGCGGCGGGCAAGCCGGTGACCACCGAGACCGTCAAGGCGGCCCTCGAAAAGGCCCAGCAGACCATGGGGCAGTGA